The genomic DNA GAGGCGATCGACAAGATCTATGACGAAGTCGCGGCCACTCCACACGATCAACTGGGTCTGGTGACCCGTGAGCCAGTGGGCGTTGTCGGCGCCATCGTGCCATGGAACTTCCCGCTGATGATGGCCTGCTGGAAACTCGGCCCGGCCCTGTCGACCGGTAACTCGGTAATCCTCAAGCCATCGGAAAAATCCCCGCTGACTGCCATCCGCATTGCCGCGCTGGCCGTTGAAGCCGGTATTCCAAAAGGCGTGCTCAACGTGCTGCCGGGTTACGGCCATACCGTCGGCAAGGCGTTGGCACTGCACAACGATGTCGACACGCTGGTGTTCACCGGTTCGACCAAGATCGCCAAGCAACTGATGATCTACTCCGGCGAATCGAACATGAAGCGCGTGTGGCTGGAGGCCGGTGGCAAAAGCCCGAACATCGTCTTTGCCGATGCGCCGGATCTGCAAGCCGCAGCGGAGTCCGCCGCCAGCGCCATCGCCTTCAACCAGGGCGAAGTCTGCACCGCCGGTTCGCGTCTGCTGGTCGAACGTTCGATCAAAGACAAATTCCTGCCGATGGTGATCGAAGCGCTGAAAGCCTGGAAGCCCGGCAATCCGCTGGACCCGGCCACCAACGTCGGCGCGCTGGTGGATACCCAGCAGATGAACACCGTACTGTCGTACATCGAATCCGGGCATACCGATGGCGCCAAACTGGTTGCCGGCGGCAAGCGCATTTTGCAGGAAACGGGTGGTACCTACGTCGAGCCGACTATTTTCGACGGCGTGAGCAACGCGATGAAGATCGCTCAGGAGGAGATCTTCGGCCCGGTGCTGTCGGTCATCTCCTTTGATACCGCTGAAGAAGCGATCCAGATCGCCAACGACACACCTTACGGCCTGGCCGCTGCGGTGTGGACTCAGGACATCTCCAAGGCGCACCTGACCGCCAAGGCGTTGCGTGCCGGCAGCGTGTGGGTCAACCAGTACGACGGCGGCGACATGACCGCGCCGTTCGGTGGTTTCAAGCAGTCGGGCAACGGCCGCGACAAATCGCTGCACGCGTTCGACAAGTACACCGAGTTGAAGGCGACGTGGATCAAGCTGTAAGTCGTTAAGGGAGCCCGCTCTTTCCGGGCTTCCTGACGAAACAGTGATCCCCCTGTGGGAGCGGGCTTGCTCGCGAAAGCGGTGTATCAGTCAGCACATTTGCTGAATGTGAAGCCGGATTCGCGAGCAAGCCCGCTCCCACAATGGTTTTGTGGTGCACATAAAAATATCCACAGGAGCGTGGAACATGCGTTGGGCGACTTATTTCGCCGTGTTGTCGTCTGTCTTGAGTGTCGGCCTGGCCCTGGGGGTCAGCATGCCGCTGGTGTCGTTGCGTCTGGAGGGTTGGGGTTATGGCTCCTTCGCCATCGGCGTGATGGCGGCGATGCCGGCGATTGGCGTGCTGTTGGGTGCGAAGATTGCCAGCCATCTGGCGGCGTATTTCGGCACGGCGAATCTGATGCGTCTGTGTCTATGGGCCGGAGCACTATCGATCGGCTTGCTGGCGCTGTTACCGAGCTATCCGGTCTGGTTGCTGCTGCGCCTGATGATCGGGGTGATCCTGACCATCGTCTTCATCCTCGGCGAGAGCTGGATCAATCAACTGGTGGTCGAGCAGTGGCGCGGCCGGCTGGTGGCGCTGTATGGCAGCAGTTACGCGTTGAGCCAACTGTCTGGTCCGTTGCTGTTGGGCGCGCTGGGTACCGAGCATGATTACGGCTTCTGGGTTGGCGTGGTGCTGCTGACCATTTCGCCCTTGCTCCTTGTGGGCCGCAGCGGTGCGCCGAGCAGTGAAGCGAGCAGCGTGACCTTCCGCGACCTTTGGGCCTTCGCTTGCGCGCTGCCGGCGATTGCCTGGGCGGTGTCATTGTTTGCCGCATTTGAGGCGATGATCCTCATGCTGCTCCCGGTGTACTGCCTGCAACAGGGTTTTACGGCGGAGATCGCCTTGGCGATGGTCAGCACCGTGGTGGTCGGGGATGCGTTGCTGCAACTGCCAATTGGTGCATTGGCCGACTATCTGTCACGACGCACGTTGTTCACCGGTTGCGCGGTGGTGTTGATGCTGTCGAGCCTGGCGATTCCCATGCTGATCGATACCTTGCTGATCTGGCCGTTGTGGGTGTTGTTTGGCGCCAGTGCCGGTGGCTTGTTCACCTTGTCGCTGATCCTGATTGGCGAGCGTTATCGCGACGATGCGCTGGTGCGGGCCAATGCGCATATTGCGCAGTTGTGGGGTGTGGGCTGTCTGGTCGGGCCGTTGGCAGCGGGGGCGGGCAGTCAGTGGATCAGCGGGCATGCGTTGCCGCTGTTGATGGCGATTGGAGCGTTTGGGTTAGTGCTGCTGCTTTTGCGCCAGGGTGCGTTTGGCCCGGTGACCGAGCCTGCCTGAGAATGTTTTTGTGGGAGCGGGCTTGCTCGCGAATACGGTTTCACATCCAGCAAATTTGCCGACTGATACTCCGCTTTCGTGAGCAAGCCCACTCCCACAATGGATCTGTGTCTGATTACAACATTCGCTCAAGCCCGACAGTGGTGCTGAACCAGGCATTGAAGCGGCGCCACCAGCTCCCCGGCTCCTTGGTCAGCGTATGCATCTCGCCATTGTCCTCGGTTTTCCAGACGATCTGCCCGTTCTCAAGCTTCGCCTCATAGCTAAGCGCCGGCGCCATGCCTTGCAGGGCCAGTTCGCGCACATGCTCGGCCAGCTCCGGGCTGTCCACCAATACCCCGACTTCGGTGTTCCAGAGCACCGAGCGCGGGTCGAAATTGAATGAGCCGATAAACGATTTCT from Pseudomonas baetica includes the following:
- a CDS encoding aldehyde dehydrogenase produces the protein MTTLTRADWEQRARDLKIEGRAYLNGEYTDAVSGETFECISPVDGRLLGKIASCDAADAQRAVENARATFNSGVWSRLAPTKRKATMIRFAGLLKQHAEELALLETLDMGKPISDSLYIDVPGAAQALSWSGEAIDKIYDEVAATPHDQLGLVTREPVGVVGAIVPWNFPLMMACWKLGPALSTGNSVILKPSEKSPLTAIRIAALAVEAGIPKGVLNVLPGYGHTVGKALALHNDVDTLVFTGSTKIAKQLMIYSGESNMKRVWLEAGGKSPNIVFADAPDLQAAAESAASAIAFNQGEVCTAGSRLLVERSIKDKFLPMVIEALKAWKPGNPLDPATNVGALVDTQQMNTVLSYIESGHTDGAKLVAGGKRILQETGGTYVEPTIFDGVSNAMKIAQEEIFGPVLSVISFDTAEEAIQIANDTPYGLAAAVWTQDISKAHLTAKALRAGSVWVNQYDGGDMTAPFGGFKQSGNGRDKSLHAFDKYTELKATWIKL
- a CDS encoding MFS transporter; translation: MRWATYFAVLSSVLSVGLALGVSMPLVSLRLEGWGYGSFAIGVMAAMPAIGVLLGAKIASHLAAYFGTANLMRLCLWAGALSIGLLALLPSYPVWLLLRLMIGVILTIVFILGESWINQLVVEQWRGRLVALYGSSYALSQLSGPLLLGALGTEHDYGFWVGVVLLTISPLLLVGRSGAPSSEASSVTFRDLWAFACALPAIAWAVSLFAAFEAMILMLLPVYCLQQGFTAEIALAMVSTVVVGDALLQLPIGALADYLSRRTLFTGCAVVLMLSSLAIPMLIDTLLIWPLWVLFGASAGGLFTLSLILIGERYRDDALVRANAHIAQLWGVGCLVGPLAAGAGSQWISGHALPLLMAIGAFGLVLLLLRQGAFGPVTEPA